The following proteins are encoded in a genomic region of Nonomuraea muscovyensis:
- a CDS encoding MalY/PatB family protein encodes MDLPTAPAVVQALKRRAEGDLGYPTWLDSPGGGPLAEAFAERMASRYGWRAAPEYVRAYTDVNQALQVLLHVWTRPGDGVAVHTPTYHPFLATLEDMERPLRPVQFRPDGDSWRFEVPDLAGCRVLLLVNPHNPTGRVFTRQELEELAEHAERHDLLVIADEIHADLTYAPHEHIPFATLLPERTVTLTSATKAFNLGGIRCSVAHVGVPELREALDAQPPFLYGSANLFGAEATVAAWRHGDAWLEETRALLDRNRKLIAARVPETVGYRVPQATYLAWLDYGRPGMAEVLERENKVLLSDGAAFGPGGEHHVRLNFATTEAILTEILDRLWP; translated from the coding sequence ATGGACCTGCCCACCGCACCGGCGGTCGTCCAGGCACTCAAGCGCCGCGCCGAAGGCGACCTCGGCTATCCGACCTGGCTCGACAGCCCCGGGGGCGGCCCGCTCGCCGAGGCGTTCGCCGAGCGCATGGCCTCCCGCTACGGCTGGCGGGCCGCACCGGAGTACGTGCGCGCCTACACCGACGTCAACCAGGCGCTCCAGGTTCTGCTGCACGTCTGGACGCGGCCCGGTGACGGTGTGGCGGTGCACACCCCCACATACCATCCGTTCCTGGCCACGCTGGAGGACATGGAGCGTCCGCTGCGGCCCGTGCAGTTCCGTCCCGACGGCGACTCGTGGCGGTTCGAGGTTCCCGACCTGGCCGGATGCCGGGTCCTGCTGCTGGTCAACCCGCACAACCCGACCGGCCGCGTCTTCACCAGGCAGGAGCTCGAAGAACTGGCCGAGCACGCCGAACGGCACGACCTGCTGGTGATCGCCGACGAGATCCACGCCGATCTCACGTACGCGCCGCACGAGCACATCCCGTTCGCGACCCTCCTGCCCGAACGGACGGTCACGCTGACCTCCGCCACCAAGGCGTTCAACCTGGGCGGCATCCGGTGCTCGGTCGCCCACGTCGGCGTGCCGGAACTGCGCGAGGCGCTCGACGCGCAACCACCCTTCCTGTACGGCTCGGCCAACCTGTTCGGCGCGGAGGCGACCGTCGCGGCCTGGAGACACGGTGACGCATGGCTGGAGGAGACCCGGGCCCTGCTCGACCGCAACCGCAAGCTGATCGCGGCCCGGGTGCCCGAGACGGTCGGCTACCGGGTGCCGCAGGCGACCTACCTGGCCTGGCTCGACTACGGCCGGCCGGGAATGGCCGAGGTGCTGGAGCGGGAGAACAAGGTCCTGCTGAGCGACGGCGCCGCGTTCGGCCCCGGTGGTGAGCATCACGTACGGCTCAACTTCGCGACCACCGAGGCGATCCTCACCGAGATCCTGGACCGCCTCTGGCCGTGA
- a CDS encoding hemerythrin domain-containing protein has protein sequence MGEQQQDVIEVLVTDHREVEEMFTELETMVGAIGERPKTLAEQVVIELVRHSVAEEQFLYPAVREHVPGGDEEADHEIAEHAEAEETMKRLEALEPGDNDFWPTLEELMRQIRHHIQDEENDLFPRLRAACTPEQLTELGAKVQRAKKVAPTRPHPSAPDTPPANKLLGPGTGLVDRIRDAISGRGRS, from the coding sequence ATGGGCGAGCAGCAGCAGGACGTGATCGAGGTCCTGGTGACCGACCACCGCGAGGTCGAGGAGATGTTCACCGAGCTGGAGACGATGGTCGGCGCCATCGGCGAGCGGCCCAAGACGCTGGCCGAGCAGGTCGTCATCGAACTGGTCCGCCACTCGGTGGCCGAGGAGCAGTTCCTGTATCCCGCGGTGCGCGAGCACGTGCCCGGCGGCGACGAGGAAGCCGACCACGAGATCGCCGAGCACGCCGAGGCCGAGGAGACCATGAAGCGGCTGGAGGCCCTGGAGCCGGGCGACAACGACTTCTGGCCCACCCTGGAGGAGCTGATGCGGCAGATCCGCCATCACATCCAGGACGAGGAGAACGACCTGTTCCCGCGGCTGCGGGCGGCCTGCACCCCCGAGCAGCTCACCGAGCTGGGCGCCAAGGTGCAGCGGGCGAAGAAGGTGGCGCCGACCCGGCCGCACCCGTCCGCGCCCGACACCCCGCCCGCCAACAAGCTCCTCGGGCCCGGCACCGGCCTCGTGGACCGCATCCGCGACGCGATCTCGGGCCGGGGACGTTCCTGA
- a CDS encoding YciI family protein gives MKYMMFVCTDSEPDTDLTDDVETWVADNDARGRRLDGDALAPTSAATTIRVRDGELLVSDGPFTETKEVIVGYDILECADLDEAIEVARAHPMARLGRLELRPFASLGDGPHD, from the coding sequence ATGAAGTACATGATGTTCGTCTGCACCGACAGCGAACCGGACACCGACCTGACGGACGATGTCGAGACGTGGGTGGCCGACAACGACGCCCGCGGCCGGCGGCTCGACGGTGACGCGCTGGCGCCGACGTCCGCCGCGACGACGATCCGCGTCCGTGACGGCGAACTCCTCGTCTCCGACGGGCCGTTCACCGAGACCAAGGAGGTGATCGTGGGCTACGACATCCTGGAGTGCGCCGATCTGGACGAGGCGATCGAGGTCGCCCGCGCCCACCCGATGGCCCGGCTGGGACGGCTCGAACTGCGGCCGTTCGCCTCACTGGGTGACGGGCCGCATGACTGA
- a CDS encoding RNA polymerase sigma factor, translated as MTDPRPAATAEAVAAASAGSYARIVAALIRVTGDWTLAEDSAQEALALALERWPRDGVPASPGGWLMTVARNRATDVLRRASVERRKLQELAELADPAPAGREQVVDDRLRLIFTCCHPALSLEARVALTLRTVCGVPTADIARVFLVSESAMTRRLTRAKAKIADARIPYRVPSGQELAERLPGVLAVLYLLFTRGYDAGGEPAFADEAIRLARLLDRLPPGEPEVSALLALFLFQHSRREARRDADGRLLPLDRQDRRRWDRAAIAEGLEVLGRVRGDGPYALQARIAAHHATAPDAEATDWPAIARWYDRLARLHPSPVIALNRAVAHGYAHGPRAGLALIEQACAGGALDDYPLALAARAGLVARLGDRGHAAALFRRAAARTAVEPERRALLDRADELLA; from the coding sequence ATGACTGACCCGCGTCCCGCCGCGACGGCCGAGGCCGTCGCGGCGGCGAGTGCGGGTTCGTACGCCCGGATCGTCGCCGCCCTCATCCGCGTCACCGGCGACTGGACGCTGGCCGAGGACAGCGCCCAGGAGGCGCTGGCGCTCGCCCTGGAACGGTGGCCCCGGGACGGCGTTCCGGCCAGCCCGGGCGGCTGGCTCATGACCGTGGCCCGCAACCGCGCCACCGACGTGCTGCGCCGCGCGTCCGTCGAGCGGCGCAAGCTGCAGGAACTGGCTGAGCTCGCCGACCCGGCCCCGGCCGGACGGGAGCAGGTGGTGGACGACCGGCTGCGGCTCATCTTCACCTGCTGCCATCCCGCGCTCTCCCTGGAGGCGCGCGTGGCGCTGACGCTGCGCACGGTCTGCGGGGTGCCGACCGCCGACATCGCCCGGGTGTTCCTGGTCAGCGAGTCGGCGATGACCCGGCGGCTGACCCGGGCCAAGGCGAAGATCGCCGACGCCCGCATCCCGTACCGGGTGCCGAGCGGGCAGGAGCTCGCCGAGCGGCTGCCGGGCGTGCTCGCCGTGCTGTACCTGCTGTTCACCCGGGGATACGACGCCGGTGGAGAGCCGGCGTTCGCCGACGAGGCGATCCGGCTCGCCCGGCTGCTGGACCGGTTGCCGCCGGGCGAGCCGGAGGTCTCGGCGTTGCTCGCCTTGTTCCTCTTCCAGCACTCCCGGCGCGAGGCCCGCCGCGACGCGGACGGCCGCCTGCTCCCCCTCGACCGGCAGGATCGGCGCCGCTGGGACCGTGCCGCGATCGCCGAGGGCCTGGAGGTGCTGGGGAGGGTCCGGGGTGACGGTCCGTACGCGCTGCAGGCCCGCATCGCCGCCCACCACGCCACCGCGCCCGACGCCGAGGCCACCGACTGGCCGGCCATCGCGCGCTGGTACGACCGGCTCGCCCGGCTGCACCCCTCACCGGTGATCGCCCTGAACCGGGCCGTGGCCCACGGGTACGCCCACGGGCCGCGGGCCGGGCTCGCGCTGATCGAGCAGGCCTGTGCCGGTGGCGCGCTGGACGACTATCCGCTGGCGCTGGCGGCGCGGGCCGGCCTCGTCGCCCGCCTGGGCGACCGCGGCCACGCCGCCGCCCTCTTCCGCCGGGCCGCCGCCCGCACCGCCGTCGAGCCCGAGCGCCGGGCGCTGCTGGACCGCGCCGACGAACTCCTCGCCTGA
- a CDS encoding S41 family peptidase — protein MTTGAYLRYPHLHGDLVTFVADDDVWLAPLAGGRAWRFTADRIPVSYPRFSPDGARIAWTSHREGAPEVFAAEVDGPEGDRLTHWGNAMTGTRGWTGDGDVLAITSFGQGGRSRMWAYAVPLDGGPARRLPYGRVSDAATSGDKVATVSALWREPSQWKRYRGGTAGKIWVDAQGDGEFTRLFADSTAQHWSVMWLGERLAFLADTDGVGNLYSALPDGTDLRRHTSHEEFYARHASTDGRRVVYSHAGDLWLLDGLDAEPYKLDITLSGPRPARAKRPAPARVGGFSPDATGRASAVEIRGTAHWVTHRDGPAGTLRAQPGVRVRLPRVLGGDGSAVWVSDASGEDGLEIGTPGGEIRTLAAGELGRVLDLAVAPDAKHVAVATHDGRLLLVDVESGQSRELDRTTNGDINGLTFSPDSAWLAWVHPHQRPLSQIRMGRVDGTSVIDVTPVRFADYDPVFTRDGRHLAFLSVRTFDPVYDAHVFDLAFPSGCRPYLVPLRATTPSPFDPNLQGRGFNGEDDKAGKDDKAGKGGKDGKDDAPPRTEVDPDGLASRVVPVPVPAGRYDNLRTAKDALLWLRLPLTGQLGDGTEPAGEVVLERYDLKKRCKVELGRELRAFEVSGDGTRLVLNGKNGLQTRSAGEGDEVVTIDLDRVSVQLDPVAEWRQGYLEAGRLMRDHFWRADMNGVDWQGALDRYLPLVERIGAYSELIDLLWEVQGELGTSHAYARPSAAPADPRRRQGLLGADLARDDDGTWRVTRILPGETSDHDARSPLLAPGVAVREGDAIVAVGGRPVDPVRGPLALLAGTAGRPTELTVRPATGGDPRRVVVTPIDDETTLRYHDWVEGRRAFVREASGGRLGYLHVPDMVASGWAQFHRDLRTEMAREGLVVDVRENGGGHTSELVLEKLSRRVSGWAHARGYEPTRYPDDSPRGPIVAVTDEFAGSDGDIVSAGIKNRALGPLVGTRTWGGVIGIDSRYSLVDGTVVTQPRYSFWLEGPGWGVENYGVDPDVEVVITPQDRVAGRDPQLEKAIELALAALEERPAATPPDLPPLP, from the coding sequence GTGACTACTGGCGCATACCTGAGATATCCGCATCTGCACGGTGATCTGGTCACCTTCGTCGCCGACGACGACGTCTGGCTGGCCCCGCTGGCGGGAGGCAGGGCCTGGCGGTTCACCGCCGACCGTATCCCCGTGTCGTACCCGAGGTTCTCCCCCGACGGCGCCCGCATCGCGTGGACCAGCCACCGCGAGGGGGCGCCCGAGGTGTTCGCCGCCGAGGTCGACGGGCCCGAGGGCGACCGGCTCACCCACTGGGGCAACGCGATGACGGGTACCCGGGGGTGGACCGGCGACGGCGACGTGCTGGCGATCACCTCCTTCGGTCAGGGCGGGCGCAGCCGGATGTGGGCGTACGCGGTCCCGCTCGACGGCGGGCCGGCCAGGCGCCTGCCGTACGGGCGGGTGAGCGACGCGGCGACCAGCGGCGACAAGGTCGCCACCGTCTCAGCCCTGTGGCGCGAGCCGTCACAGTGGAAGCGCTACCGGGGCGGCACCGCCGGCAAGATCTGGGTGGACGCGCAGGGGGACGGCGAGTTCACGCGGCTGTTCGCCGACAGCACGGCCCAGCACTGGTCGGTCATGTGGCTGGGGGAGCGGCTGGCGTTCCTGGCCGACACCGACGGCGTCGGCAACCTCTATTCCGCCCTGCCCGACGGCACGGACCTGCGGCGGCACACCTCCCACGAGGAGTTCTACGCCCGCCACGCCTCGACCGACGGGCGGCGGGTGGTCTACAGCCACGCCGGCGACCTGTGGCTGCTGGACGGCCTGGACGCCGAGCCGTACAAGCTGGACATCACGCTCAGCGGCCCGCGCCCGGCCCGCGCCAAGCGCCCGGCGCCGGCCCGCGTCGGCGGCTTCTCTCCGGACGCGACCGGGCGGGCGAGCGCGGTCGAGATCCGCGGCACCGCCCACTGGGTGACCCACCGCGACGGACCCGCAGGCACACTGCGCGCCCAGCCGGGCGTCCGGGTACGGCTGCCGCGCGTGCTCGGCGGCGACGGGTCGGCCGTCTGGGTGTCCGACGCCTCCGGCGAGGACGGGCTGGAGATCGGTACGCCCGGCGGCGAGATCCGCACGCTCGCCGCCGGAGAGCTCGGCCGGGTACTCGACCTGGCCGTCGCCCCCGACGCCAAGCACGTGGCCGTGGCCACCCACGACGGGCGGCTGCTGCTCGTCGACGTCGAGTCCGGGCAGAGCAGGGAGCTCGACCGCACCACCAACGGCGACATCAACGGGCTCACGTTCTCGCCCGACTCCGCCTGGCTGGCCTGGGTGCACCCGCACCAGCGGCCGCTGTCGCAGATCAGGATGGGCCGCGTCGACGGCACCTCCGTCATCGACGTGACGCCGGTGCGCTTCGCCGACTACGACCCCGTCTTCACCCGGGACGGCAGGCACCTGGCGTTCCTGTCGGTGCGGACGTTCGACCCGGTGTACGACGCGCACGTGTTCGACCTGGCCTTCCCCTCCGGGTGCCGGCCGTACCTGGTGCCCCTGCGGGCGACGACGCCCTCGCCGTTCGACCCGAACCTGCAGGGGCGGGGGTTCAACGGCGAGGACGACAAAGCCGGCAAGGACGACAAGGCGGGTAAGGGCGGCAAGGACGGCAAGGACGACGCGCCGCCGCGGACGGAGGTCGATCCGGACGGGCTCGCCTCCCGCGTCGTGCCGGTGCCCGTGCCCGCCGGTCGCTACGACAACCTGCGCACCGCCAAGGACGCGCTGCTCTGGCTGCGGCTTCCGCTGACCGGCCAGCTCGGCGACGGCACCGAGCCGGCAGGCGAGGTCGTCCTCGAACGCTACGACCTCAAGAAGCGCTGCAAGGTGGAGCTGGGCAGGGAACTGCGGGCGTTCGAGGTGAGCGGCGACGGCACCCGCCTCGTCCTCAACGGCAAGAACGGCCTGCAGACCCGCTCGGCCGGTGAGGGCGACGAGGTGGTCACCATCGACCTCGACCGGGTGTCGGTCCAGCTCGACCCGGTCGCCGAGTGGCGGCAGGGCTACCTGGAGGCCGGCCGCCTCATGCGCGACCACTTCTGGCGGGCCGACATGAACGGCGTCGACTGGCAGGGCGCGCTCGACCGTTACCTGCCGCTCGTCGAGCGCATCGGCGCCTACTCCGAGCTGATCGACCTGCTCTGGGAGGTCCAGGGGGAGCTCGGCACCTCCCACGCCTACGCCCGGCCCAGCGCCGCACCGGCCGACCCGCGCCGCCGCCAGGGCCTGCTCGGCGCCGACCTGGCCCGCGACGACGACGGCACGTGGCGGGTGACGCGGATCCTGCCGGGCGAGACGTCCGACCACGACGCGCGCTCGCCGCTCCTCGCACCCGGCGTCGCCGTACGGGAGGGCGACGCGATCGTCGCGGTCGGCGGGCGGCCCGTCGACCCGGTGCGCGGCCCGCTCGCGCTGCTGGCCGGCACCGCCGGGCGGCCCACCGAGCTGACGGTACGGCCCGCCACCGGCGGCGACCCGCGCCGGGTGGTCGTCACCCCGATCGACGACGAGACCACGCTGCGCTACCACGACTGGGTGGAGGGCCGCCGGGCCTTCGTCCGGGAGGCGTCGGGCGGCCGGCTCGGTTACCTGCACGTACCCGACATGGTGGCGTCGGGATGGGCGCAGTTCCACCGCGACCTGCGGACCGAGATGGCCCGCGAAGGACTCGTCGTGGACGTCCGCGAGAACGGCGGCGGCCACACCTCCGAGCTGGTGCTGGAGAAGCTGTCACGCCGGGTCAGCGGCTGGGCGCACGCCCGCGGCTACGAGCCCACCCGCTACCCCGACGACTCGCCGCGCGGGCCCATCGTGGCCGTCACGGACGAGTTCGCCGGGTCCGACGGCGACATCGTCAGCGCCGGCATCAAGAACCGCGCACTCGGCCCGCTCGTCGGCACCCGGACATGGGGCGGCGTGATCGGCATCGACTCGCGTTACTCGCTGGTGGACGGCACGGTGGTGACCCAGCCCCGCTACTCCTTCTGGCTGGAGGGGCCCGGGTGGGGCGTGGAGAACTACGGCGTGGACCCGGACGTGGAGGTCGTCATCACGCCGCAGGACCGGGTCGCCGGACGTGACCCGCAACTGGAGAAGGCGATCGAGCTGGCGCTGGCCGCCCTGGAGGAACGTCCGGCGGCCACCCCGCCGGACCTGCCCCCGCTCCCGTAG
- the leuS gene encoding leucine--tRNA ligase, which produces MGPSRARRTIAVSEYDPQALQAKWRQRWEELDPFRAGEDPADPRERRYMLDMFPYPSGDLHMGHGEVFAIGDVVARYWVQRGYNVLHPIGWDSFGLPAENAAIKRNAHPAEWTYANIETQAHSFRRYAISFDWSRRLHTSDADYYRWNQWLFNRFFERGLAYRKGGLVNWCPNDQTVLANEQVVAGKCERCGADVIRRELTQWYFKITDYAQRLLDDMRELEGGWPERVLTMQRNWIGRSEGADVLFEIEGREEPVHVYTTRPDTLFGATFFVVAVDAPLADEIVTDEHREAFEAYRAEVAKLSDIERLSTDKEKTGVFLGRHAINPVNGERIPVWAADYVLSDYGHGAIMAVPAHDQRDLDFALKFGLPVKVVVHTGLADPGETGEATPGEGTLVNSGPLDGLTKVEAIRRIIEVLRTGGKGTASVNFRLRDWLLSRQRFWGTPIPIIHCVDCGEVPVPDDQLPVTLPDLRGEALSPKGVSPLASATDWVNVECPKCGGPAMRDTDTMDTFVDSSWYFLRYCSPGYTDGPFDVEQVRKWGPIDQYVGGVEHAVLHLLYSRFFTKVLHDMGMVDFTEPFLRLLNQGQVINGGKAMSKSLGNGVDLGQQIDAYGVDAVRLTMVFAGPPEDDIDWADVSPAASQKFLARAFRVMDEVSSAPGVPFDGGDLELRKFTHRTIDEVTRLVDSHRFNVAVARMMELTSAARKAIDSGPGAADPAVREAAETLAVMLSLVAPYTAEEGWERLGRTGTVAHAGWPVADPALLVQDSVTCVVQVAGKVRDRLEVSPSVAEDDLRALALASDKVKPYLSGEPRKVIVRVPKLVNIVP; this is translated from the coding sequence ATGGGTCCGAGTCGAGCCAGAAGGACAATCGCCGTGAGTGAGTACGATCCGCAGGCGCTGCAGGCCAAGTGGCGGCAGCGATGGGAGGAGCTGGACCCGTTCCGGGCGGGTGAGGACCCCGCCGACCCCCGGGAGCGGCGCTACATGCTCGACATGTTCCCCTACCCCTCCGGCGACCTCCACATGGGCCACGGCGAGGTCTTCGCGATCGGCGACGTCGTCGCGCGCTACTGGGTCCAGCGCGGCTACAACGTGCTGCACCCCATCGGCTGGGACTCCTTCGGCCTGCCCGCCGAGAACGCCGCCATCAAGCGCAACGCCCACCCGGCCGAGTGGACCTACGCCAACATCGAGACCCAGGCCCACTCCTTCAGGCGCTACGCGATCTCCTTCGACTGGTCGCGCCGCCTGCACACCAGCGACGCCGACTACTACCGGTGGAACCAGTGGCTGTTCAACCGGTTCTTCGAGCGCGGCCTGGCCTACCGCAAGGGCGGCCTGGTCAACTGGTGCCCCAACGACCAGACGGTGCTGGCCAACGAGCAGGTCGTGGCCGGCAAGTGCGAGCGCTGCGGCGCCGACGTCATCCGCCGTGAGCTGACGCAGTGGTACTTCAAGATCACTGACTACGCGCAGCGGCTGCTGGACGACATGCGGGAGCTGGAGGGCGGCTGGCCCGAGCGCGTGCTGACCATGCAGCGCAACTGGATCGGGCGCTCCGAGGGCGCCGACGTGCTCTTCGAGATCGAGGGGCGCGAGGAGCCGGTCCACGTCTACACCACGCGGCCCGACACCCTGTTCGGCGCGACGTTCTTCGTGGTGGCCGTCGACGCGCCGCTGGCCGACGAGATCGTCACCGACGAGCACCGCGAGGCGTTCGAGGCCTACCGCGCCGAGGTCGCCAAGCTGAGCGACATCGAGCGGCTGTCCACCGACAAGGAGAAGACCGGCGTCTTCCTGGGCCGCCACGCGATCAACCCGGTCAACGGCGAGCGCATCCCGGTCTGGGCCGCCGACTACGTGCTGTCCGACTACGGCCACGGCGCGATCATGGCGGTGCCCGCCCACGACCAGCGCGACCTCGACTTCGCGCTGAAGTTCGGGCTGCCGGTCAAGGTGGTCGTGCACACCGGCCTGGCCGACCCGGGCGAGACCGGCGAGGCCACGCCCGGTGAGGGCACCCTGGTCAACTCCGGCCCGCTCGACGGGCTGACCAAGGTCGAGGCCATCCGCAGGATCATCGAGGTCCTGCGGACCGGTGGCAAGGGCACCGCCTCGGTCAACTTCCGGCTGCGCGACTGGCTGCTGTCTCGCCAGCGGTTCTGGGGCACGCCGATCCCGATCATCCACTGCGTCGACTGCGGCGAGGTCCCCGTCCCCGACGACCAGCTGCCCGTCACGCTGCCCGACCTGCGCGGCGAGGCGCTGTCGCCCAAGGGCGTCTCCCCGCTGGCCAGCGCGACCGACTGGGTCAACGTCGAGTGCCCCAAGTGCGGTGGTCCCGCCATGCGCGACACCGACACGATGGACACCTTCGTCGACTCGTCCTGGTACTTCCTGCGCTACTGCTCGCCCGGCTACACCGACGGCCCGTTCGACGTCGAGCAGGTCCGCAAGTGGGGCCCGATCGACCAGTACGTCGGCGGCGTCGAGCACGCGGTGCTGCACCTGCTGTACTCCCGGTTCTTCACCAAGGTCCTGCACGACATGGGCATGGTCGACTTCACCGAGCCGTTCCTGCGCCTGCTCAACCAGGGCCAGGTGATCAACGGCGGCAAGGCGATGTCCAAGTCCCTGGGCAACGGCGTCGACCTGGGCCAGCAGATCGACGCCTACGGCGTCGACGCGGTCCGGCTGACCATGGTCTTCGCCGGGCCGCCGGAGGACGACATCGACTGGGCCGACGTCTCGCCGGCCGCCTCGCAGAAGTTCCTGGCCCGCGCCTTCCGGGTGATGGACGAGGTGAGCAGCGCGCCCGGCGTCCCGTTCGACGGCGGTGACCTGGAGCTGCGCAAGTTCACCCACCGCACGATCGACGAGGTCACCCGGCTGGTCGACTCCCACCGCTTCAACGTCGCGGTGGCGCGCATGATGGAGCTGACCTCGGCCGCGCGCAAGGCCATCGACTCCGGGCCCGGCGCCGCCGACCCCGCCGTGCGCGAGGCCGCCGAGACGCTGGCCGTCATGCTGTCGCTGGTCGCCCCCTACACGGCCGAGGAGGGCTGGGAGCGGCTGGGCCGCACGGGCACGGTGGCGCACGCCGGCTGGCCGGTCGCCGATCCGGCCCTGCTGGTGCAGGACTCGGTGACCTGCGTCGTCCAGGTGGCCGGCAAGGTCCGCGACCGCCTGGAGGTGTCGCCCTCCGTCGCCGAGGACGACCTGCGGGCGCTGGCCCTGGCGTCGGACAAGGTCAAGCCCTACCTCTCGGGCGAGCCGCGCAAGGTCATCGTGCGCGTGCCCAAGCTGGTCAACATCGTCCCCTGA
- a CDS encoding cytochrome P450: MSAVDFDLSESDFWARPMAEREEAFDRLRALETPAFFEEMEVSFAPKGPGYYALVKHADIVEASRNPEVFCSGDGGATNIPDMPAEFAEYFGSMINMDDPRHARLRRIVSRAFTPKMVRQFEADVETAAAKIVDDLLAKGPGVDFVTDVAARLPLKIICDMMGIPERDYTFVFDRSNIILGGFDPEYTGGDMTTVAERLLTAGMELQQLVQDLAAYRAEHPTGDLTSSLVNANIDGERLTMQELGSFFILLVVAGNETTRNAISYGLRLLTRNPDQRALWLQDIDGRAPRAVEEIVRLASPVNFMRRKVTRDFEMNGHLYPEGHKVVLFYWAANRDPEVFDDPYRFDITRDPNPHVGFGGPGPHFCLGAHLARREITLMFRELLRRVPQIEGGRPDRLHSSFINGIKHMECVF, translated from the coding sequence ATGAGCGCCGTCGACTTCGATCTGTCCGAGAGCGACTTCTGGGCCAGGCCCATGGCCGAGCGGGAGGAGGCGTTCGACCGGCTGCGCGCCCTGGAGACGCCGGCCTTCTTCGAGGAGATGGAGGTCTCCTTCGCCCCCAAGGGGCCCGGCTACTACGCGCTGGTCAAGCACGCCGACATCGTCGAGGCCAGCCGCAACCCCGAGGTCTTCTGCTCGGGCGACGGCGGGGCGACGAACATCCCCGACATGCCCGCGGAGTTCGCCGAGTACTTCGGCTCCATGATCAACATGGACGACCCACGCCACGCCCGCCTGCGCCGGATCGTCTCGCGGGCCTTCACCCCCAAGATGGTCAGGCAGTTCGAGGCCGACGTGGAGACGGCAGCCGCGAAGATCGTGGACGACCTGCTCGCCAAGGGCCCCGGCGTCGACTTCGTCACCGACGTCGCGGCCCGGCTGCCCCTGAAGATCATCTGCGACATGATGGGCATCCCGGAGCGCGACTACACGTTCGTCTTCGACCGCTCCAACATCATCCTCGGCGGCTTCGACCCCGAGTACACCGGCGGCGACATGACCACCGTCGCCGAGCGCCTGCTCACCGCCGGCATGGAGCTCCAGCAGCTCGTGCAGGACCTGGCCGCCTACCGCGCCGAGCACCCGACCGGCGACCTGACCTCCTCGCTGGTCAACGCCAACATCGACGGCGAGCGGCTCACCATGCAGGAGCTCGGCTCGTTCTTCATCCTGCTCGTGGTCGCGGGCAACGAGACGACCCGCAACGCCATCTCCTACGGGCTGCGCCTGCTCACCCGGAACCCCGACCAGCGCGCGCTGTGGCTGCAGGACATCGACGGCCGGGCGCCCCGCGCGGTGGAGGAGATCGTCCGGCTCGCCTCACCGGTCAACTTCATGCGTCGCAAGGTCACCCGCGACTTCGAGATGAACGGCCACCTGTACCCCGAGGGCCACAAGGTCGTGCTGTTCTACTGGGCGGCCAACCGGGACCCCGAGGTGTTCGACGACCCCTACCGGTTCGACATCACCCGCGACCCCAACCCCCACGTCGGCTTCGGCGGGCCGGGACCGCACTTCTGCCTGGGCGCCCACCTGGCCCGCCGCGAGATCACGCTGATGTTCCGCGAGCTGCTGCGGCGCGTCCCGCAGATCGAGGGCGGCCGGCCCGACCGCCTGCACAGCAGCTTCATCAACGGCATCAAGCACATGGAGTGCGTGTTCTAG